In one window of Solanum pennellii chromosome 2, SPENNV200 DNA:
- the LOC107010369 gene encoding uncharacterized protein LOC107010369: MGTTDSIYRRPASQFYSCMSPSCIPVHDEYSRINECRRRDSSSSCRRTWRRLLKKLVNEGKNVYGKKTLTFHYDAVSYSQNFDEGCKTDDYPPPRHHQVYRINVQK, from the coding sequence ATGGGGACGACTGATTCAATTTACCGCCGGCCGGCGTCTCAATTTTACAGCTGTATGTCGCCGTCGTGTATTCCGGTGCACGACGAGTACTCGCGCATAAATGAGTGTCGCCGGCGAGATAGTAGCAGCAGCTGCCGGAGAACGTGGAGAAGATTGTTGAAGAAATTGGTGAATGAAGGGAAGAATGTGTACGGAAAGAAGACTTTAACATTTCATTATGATGCAGTTAGTTACTCGCAGAATTTCGATGAAGGATGTAAAACTGATGATTATCCTCCTCCACGTCATCATCAAGTTTACAGAATTAATGTACAGAAATAA
- the LOC107009983 gene encoding mannan endo-1,4-beta-mannosidase 1, with the protein MSYARRSCICGLFLLFLALVCEANSGFIGVKDSHFELNGSPFLFNGFNSYWLMHVAADPTERYKVTEVLKDASVAGLSVCRTWAFSDGGDRALQISPGVYDERVFQGLDFVIAEAKKYGIRLILSFVNQWNDFGGKAQYVWWARNAGAQISNDDEFYTHPMLKKYLKNHIEKVVTRLNSITKVAYKDDPTIMAWELMNEPRDQADYSGKTVNGWVQEMASFVKSLDNKHLLEVGMEGFYGDSIPERKLVNPGYQVGTDFISNHLINEIDFATIHAYTDQWVSGQSDDAQLVWMEKWITSHWEDARNILKKPLVLAEFGKSSRGQGSRDIFMSSVYRNVYNLAKEGGTMAGSLVWQLMAHGMENYDDGYCIVLGQTPSTTQIISDQAHVMTALAHSFN; encoded by the exons ATGTCTTATGCAAGAAGAAGTTGCATTTGTGGGCTCTTTCTCTTGTTCCTAGCTCTTGTTTGTGAAGCAAATTCAGGGTTTATAGGAGTTAAGGATTCTCATTTTGAACTCAATGGATCCCCTTTTCTATTCAATGGTTTCAACTCATATTGGTTGATGCATGTTGCTGCTGACCCTACTGAGAGGTACAAAGTCACTGAAGTTCTTAAAGATGCATCTGTTGCTGGTCTTTCTGTTTGTCGTACTTGGGCTTTTAGTGATGGAGGTGATAGAGCATTACAAATATCACCTGGTGTTTATGATGAACGTGTTTTTCAG GGTTTGGATTTTGTAATCGCGGAAGCTAAGAAATATGGTATTCGTTTAATCTTGAGCTTTGTGAATCAATGGAACGACTTTGGAGGAAAAGCTCAATATGTTTGGTGGGCACGAAATGCAGGAGCTCAGATTAGTAACGACGATGAATTCTATACTCATCCTATGCTCAAAAAATACTTGAAGAACCACATTGAG AAAGTGGTTACAAGGTTGAATAGTATTACTAAAGTTGCTTACAAAGATGATCCAACAATTATGGCATGGGAACTCATGAATGAGCCTCGCGATCAAGCTGACTATTCAGGAAAAACTGTTAAT GGTTGGGTTCAAGAAATGGCAAGTTTTGTGAAGTCATTAGACAACAAACACTTGTTAGAGGTTGGAATGGAGGGATTTTATGGTGATTCAATTCCTGAAAGGAAGTTAGTTAATCCTGGTTATCAAGTTGGAACAGATTTCATTAGTAATCATCTTATCAATGAAATTGATTTTGCTACTATCCATGCATACACTGACCAATG GGTGTCTGGACAAAGCGATGATGCACAATTGGTGTGGATGGAAAAGTGGATAACAAGTCATTGGGAAGATGCAagaaatatattaaagaaaCCTCTAGTGCTTGCTGAATTTGGAAAGTCTAGTAGAGGTCAAGGATCAAGAGATATATTTATGAGTAGTGTATATAGAAATGTGTACAATTTGGCAAAAGAAGGTGGAACAATGGCAGGAAGTTTAGTTTGGCAACTAATGGCACATGGAATGGAGAATTATGATGATGGCTATTGCATTGTTTTGGGACAAACCCCTTCAACTACACAAATTATTTCTGACCAAGCTCATGTCATGACAGCTTTGGCTCATTCTTTCAATTGA